The following proteins come from a genomic window of Lycium ferocissimum isolate CSIRO_LF1 chromosome 4, AGI_CSIRO_Lferr_CH_V1, whole genome shotgun sequence:
- the LOC132052924 gene encoding protein neprosin-like isoform X1 gives MTSNSEPFSIIFSFVSFLLLASIFGTVISDPTVHDSKHHLLTNQTFRPKQELLKFKRLRTYLKKINKPAVKTVQSPDGDLIDCVLSHLQPAFDHPHLKGMKPLEPAKRPKANESTDAMGEISSFQLWRVSGESCPEGTIPIRRTTEKDVMRASTLQRFGRKIIRGVRRDTMSDDHEHAVAFVNGEEYYGAKASISVWTPRVTDQYEFSLSQLWVISGTFGEDLNTIEAGWQVSPQLYGDIYPRFFTYWTSDAYQTTGCYNLLCSGFVQTNNRIAMGAAISPTSSPDGSQLDIGIMIWKDPKHGDWWLEFGSGQLVGYWPSFLFSHLQEHASMIQFGGEIVNSRSSMEGFHTSTQMGSGHFADEGYGKASYFRNLQVVDWDNNLIPLANLHLLADKPNCYDIKAGKNNVWGDYFYYGGPGRNSKCP, from the exons ATGACTAGTAATTCTGAGccattttcaattattttctcctttgtttctttcttgcttCTTGCTTCTATATTTGGTACTGTCATCTCAGATCCAACTGTGCATGATTCAAAGCATCACTTGCTGACAAACCAAACTTTCAGACCAAAGCAAGAGTTGCTTAAATTTAAGAGATTAAGGACTTATCTCAAGAAGATCAACAAGCCTGCAGTCAAGACAGTTCAG AGTCCAGATGGAGATCTAATAGATTGCGTTCTATCTCATCTTCAACCAGCTTTTGACCATCCTCACCTCAAAGGGATGAAACCATTG GAACCTGCAAAGAGGCCTAAAGCAAATGAATCGACAGATGCAATGGGAGAAATTAGCAGCTTTCAGCTGTGGAGAGTTTCAGGAGAATCATGCCCAGAAGGGACAATTCCAATTAGAAGAACTACAGAGAAAGATGTTATGCGAGCTAGCACTTTACAaagatttggaagaaaaattatAAGAGGTGTAAGGCGCGACACAATGAGCGACGATCATGag CATGCAGTAGCATTCGTGAATGGTGAAGAATATTATGGTGCAAAGGCGAGCATAAGTGTATGGACACCAAGGGTAACAGACCAATATGAATTCAGTCTGTCACAGCTATGGGTTATCTCTGGCACTTTTGGTGAAGATCTTAATACCATTGAAGCTGGCTGGCAG GTCAGTCCACAACTGTACGGAGACATCTATCCTAGGTTCTTCACATATTGGACG AGTGATGCCTACCAAACTACAGGATGCTACAATTTACTGTGCTCAGGTTTTGTACAAACAAACAATAGGATTGCTATGGGAGCTGCAATATCTCCAACTTCATCACCTGATGGTAGTCAATTGGATATTGGCATAATGATATGGAAG GACCCAAAGCATGGAGATTGGTGGCTTGAATTTGGGTCAGGGCAATTAGTAGGCTACTGGCCATCATTCTTGTTCAGCCATTTGCAAGAACATGCAAGCATGATACAATTTGGAGGAGAAATAGTGAATTCAAGATCATCAATGGAGGGATTTCACACTTCAACACAAATGGGAAGTGGTCATTTTGCAGATGAAGGCTATGGCAAGGCATCCTATTTCAGAAATTTGCAAGTGGTTGACTGGGACAATAACTTGATTCCTTTAGCAAACCTTCATCTTTTAGCTGACAAGCCCAATTGCTATGACATTAAAGCTGGAAAAAATAATGTTTGGGGTGATTATTTTTACTATGGTGGTCCTGGTAGGAATTCAAAATGTCCGTAA
- the LOC132052924 gene encoding protein neprosin-like isoform X2, translating into MTSNSEPFSIIFSFVSFLLLASIFGTVISDPTVHDSKHHLLTNQTFRPKQELLKFKRLRTYLKKINKPAVKTVQSPDGDLIDCVLSHLQPAFDHPHLKGMKPLEPAKRPKANESTDAMGEISSFQLWRVSGESCPEGTIPIRRTTEKDVMRASTLQRFGRKIIRGVRRDTMSDDHEHAVAFVNGEEYYGAKASISVWTPRVTDQYEFSLSQLWVISGTFGEDLNTIEAGWQSDAYQTTGCYNLLCSGFVQTNNRIAMGAAISPTSSPDGSQLDIGIMIWKDPKHGDWWLEFGSGQLVGYWPSFLFSHLQEHASMIQFGGEIVNSRSSMEGFHTSTQMGSGHFADEGYGKASYFRNLQVVDWDNNLIPLANLHLLADKPNCYDIKAGKNNVWGDYFYYGGPGRNSKCP; encoded by the exons ATGACTAGTAATTCTGAGccattttcaattattttctcctttgtttctttcttgcttCTTGCTTCTATATTTGGTACTGTCATCTCAGATCCAACTGTGCATGATTCAAAGCATCACTTGCTGACAAACCAAACTTTCAGACCAAAGCAAGAGTTGCTTAAATTTAAGAGATTAAGGACTTATCTCAAGAAGATCAACAAGCCTGCAGTCAAGACAGTTCAG AGTCCAGATGGAGATCTAATAGATTGCGTTCTATCTCATCTTCAACCAGCTTTTGACCATCCTCACCTCAAAGGGATGAAACCATTG GAACCTGCAAAGAGGCCTAAAGCAAATGAATCGACAGATGCAATGGGAGAAATTAGCAGCTTTCAGCTGTGGAGAGTTTCAGGAGAATCATGCCCAGAAGGGACAATTCCAATTAGAAGAACTACAGAGAAAGATGTTATGCGAGCTAGCACTTTACAaagatttggaagaaaaattatAAGAGGTGTAAGGCGCGACACAATGAGCGACGATCATGag CATGCAGTAGCATTCGTGAATGGTGAAGAATATTATGGTGCAAAGGCGAGCATAAGTGTATGGACACCAAGGGTAACAGACCAATATGAATTCAGTCTGTCACAGCTATGGGTTATCTCTGGCACTTTTGGTGAAGATCTTAATACCATTGAAGCTGGCTGGCAG AGTGATGCCTACCAAACTACAGGATGCTACAATTTACTGTGCTCAGGTTTTGTACAAACAAACAATAGGATTGCTATGGGAGCTGCAATATCTCCAACTTCATCACCTGATGGTAGTCAATTGGATATTGGCATAATGATATGGAAG GACCCAAAGCATGGAGATTGGTGGCTTGAATTTGGGTCAGGGCAATTAGTAGGCTACTGGCCATCATTCTTGTTCAGCCATTTGCAAGAACATGCAAGCATGATACAATTTGGAGGAGAAATAGTGAATTCAAGATCATCAATGGAGGGATTTCACACTTCAACACAAATGGGAAGTGGTCATTTTGCAGATGAAGGCTATGGCAAGGCATCCTATTTCAGAAATTTGCAAGTGGTTGACTGGGACAATAACTTGATTCCTTTAGCAAACCTTCATCTTTTAGCTGACAAGCCCAATTGCTATGACATTAAAGCTGGAAAAAATAATGTTTGGGGTGATTATTTTTACTATGGTGGTCCTGGTAGGAATTCAAAATGTCCGTAA